tgtactaattttttttagttgggtcccTAAACAATTAAAATTACTGTCAAGAGGGACTTAGCTTAGCATTCTTCTTTGGCATGCTCTCCTTTTTTTCATTTTGCTCCATTTTTCTGCTGCTGCTCTGTACTCTTTGTTCGTTTGTGTTTTGCTCAACCACGATCTTAGTATTGCTCAGCTGATGTCCTTGGGTTAGTAGTTGTCCTAGTGTCCTTCCTTACTTTTACAGAGCCACACCTGTCCTTGCATGATACAGCTGTCCTCCTCTAATATTTAGCAAAACATATAACCATTTTATTTTTGAACGTTACTGTGAGAATGAACTTTGGTTCTTTTACATTGCTGAATCACTTGCTGGACTTGGGCTAAAGCAATATAAACTTGGACATATAGGCCTGCATCACTAAACATTCACATTAAATTAGgaaatggatcctctccagtTTTTTGAACACTTGACAGAATGCAGTGTAATCTTTTACCTTTGATTCTTTAAGTgggaccaaaaataaataagagagagagaatgatgaatggttAGATTAAACACTGCACATCATCCAGTTTTTTTTtcactggagaggatccactcccCATTAAATTATAGGTGAATTATATGGTAAAGATGTAAGTTTACagatctttttttttatggGATGAAAGAGAGATTGAAAAAGGTAGGACCCACACTttgaataacaataaaataatcaaaaataactataaaaggaatttattttctctctctatACCACTCAATATGTATAGTAGAGTGCCCCTAAATTATATTGGACTTTCCACCCAAAACAATGTTTATCATCATAACTTAATCCAAAATCAAACTAGGCTCAACAGAAACCAATCCTAATGACAAGTCTTTTACATCATATAACAAACTAACGTCATTAGCAACAAGAAatatgtcatcaacatatatgactaatataataaatttatttctaCTGATTTTTATATAGATACAACTATTAATAGtgtttttcacaaaattatATGATAAAATGGTATCattaaatttgataaattaTTGTTTAGATGTTTATTTTAGTCTATATATTGACactaaattttcttttcttattgtcAAGAAACTTTGAGATTAGTCCATATAAACCCCTTCTTCTATGTTATCATTGAGAAAGACAATATTTATATCAATTTATGAAGTTCTAAATCATAATGAGCCACCAAAATCATAATAATTCTTAAAGAATCCTTTTTTGAAAcagatgaaatttttttttttataattccaTTCTTTTAAGTATAACTTTTAGCACTAAGTCTAACCTTATACCTTTTAATATTGTCTTGTGAGTCATGTTTGGTTTTAAATACTCATTTATAACTCGATTAGATCCCAAATTTTATTGTCATCGATTGATTTCAACTCTTCTTTGATAGCATTAAACCATTTTTCAGAATGGTGAGATTGCATGGCTTGCTTAAAAGATATTGGATCATTGTCAATGCTTAAGTCACACTCTCCCTCTCAAGTgaataaattacaaaatcattTGAAATTATTAGACTTTTTTGTCTTGCTGACCTTCTTAAAATTTCTTGTGGTTCATCTATCACTTGCTCATTTTAGACTTGTGCATCAATATTAGGCTTAACATTTATATACTCATCTAGTGGGTTTAAAATGTTATATTGTTGTCTTGGCATATTATGTGACCGTGACACTGTTAggaaattattttgattttctaatttatttgtggacaatacatatattaattataatcacaaatgatgctatttcaaattaaatgacttatataataaTGAtatcatttattgttataaatgctaattgaataagtcattgttacttttgatttggaattaaatgagaataaaaccggatattatcttttgttccttagataattatctttttagattttagatatattatcttttgggctttagatactattttatttgggtttaagggtttaatgggtgccatgctcaaatataaatagaccTTCAGGATTTCGGTCCCCAATATACCAAAgctgcctttgttgctctttcccCATCAAAAGAGTTACAGTTCAGCCGCCTAGGAATACAGAAGgctttggttgaggaagatcgGAAGAACCACAAGATCCAAACTCTTCCGATCGTATGATTCATATTTATGAATTCAGGTACGCTTTCGCATTATGTTATTTTTGGTGATTCAATATGAATGATctgaaatttgaaaattaatttattccaacaagtggtatcagagccatccataatttaatcatcaaaatatttgattttatttcattggatcaatatatatacatatgcgTTGTTTACATTTTATATGAAATTGTTGCACACTAATAAAATCGTTCCTGATTGTGTGCGCATCAATACGTATATGCTTTATATATGAAACGTATTCCTTCCATACCGTTTTGGATTggttatacatatatatattgttagtaatttattatacatatatattattatttttttcgatatatgtatatatatgtatattgtTGCGTGCTTATACTGTATGCTGAGCACGTTTTTAgtactatatatttatatatataattttttttaaaggttTGAAAAGACaccattaaaatttaaatctttttgcgatttaaatatttttttaattgttatataAGGAAATTAGTAACAATTTGGATTATTATACCCACATATTTTataaagatttggttttggaatAAATTGATTGAACCAAAGTAGCATCTTTtgtgaaaattgatttattcaAAACATAAGGAATACGGTGATATGTAATTCATGCGAATATTGGTCGGCCCAAAGGAAGGCCTATATTTGGCCGAATTACATGCATATATTAATGGTAAATAAATATTTGGGTAACTAAGAATAAAGTAATTCTTATTATTTATGCGGATAATAATCGGCCCAAAGGAAGTTTATTATTTGGCCAAATAATTAGTATTGcacacttttgtttattttttattaattatgcggtcaataatcggcccaaaggaaggttattgtttggccaattaatagaaaatatatgcGGTAATAAATAGGTTGCAAATTTTAAGTTTCCATGTGCGCATTAAGTCGGTCCAAAGAAAGGTTTAATGTGTGACAGGAATTTTGACAATATTTGATTACTGCGATGAGAGTATCACTTACAGTTAATTTTTCTATCcaaagattgaaaattaatgCTGTTCTAGATATCTCAATATGGATTTTTCCCATTATTTAACTAATGTTTATTGCatgttctttttgttctaaTCCAGAAACTATGGCTTTAGCTATCAATGTTTCTGCACAAATTAGCAGTATTCCTATGCTGAATAGTTCAAACTTTAAAGTTTGGAAGGATACCGTGGAGATTGTCCTCGGTTGTATGGATCTAGATATAGCTCTTCGAGAAGAGAAACCCACTTCCACTCCAGAAAATCTCAATGAGGTTAAAATAGAGAAGTGGGAGAGATCCAATCGAATGAGCATTATGATCATGAAACGCTCAATTCCTGAGGCGTTTCGGGGCTCCTGAGGCGTTTCGGGGCTCAATTACTGAGGATAAAGATGCCAAATAGTTTCTAAAGGATGTTGAGAAATTCTTTACTAAGAAATTCAGTGCTCACATGGCTTTATCTTCTCAGTATAAAAGAAAGCGTGATACTACTGCGGATGCGCCTTCTCAGCAGAAAAAGGCTAAGAAATAGGATCAAGTTTCAACCTGTTTCTTCTGTAAGAAGGTGGGACACATGAAGAAGGATTGTACCAAATATGCCACTTGGCGTGTGAAAAAGGGTATAATTCTCacttttgtttgttttgagACTAGTTTAAGTTATGCACCTGTTGATACTTGGTGGGTAGATTCTGCTGCTATTACTCATGTAAGTGTCACTATGCAGGGTTGCCTGTGGAGCCGACCGCCAAGTGATGCTGAAAGATACATCTACGTGGCAGACGGTAATATAGTTGCAGTCGAAGCTATAAGAACCTTTAGATTATGTTCCACGAGTGGATTTTACTTGGATTTATTAGAGACATTTTATGTACCGTCATTTAGACGAAATTTGGTTTCTGTTTCTCGTTTGGACAAATCAGGTTATTTTTGTTCATTCGGAGACAATAAAGTCAGTCtcttttataattcaaataatatttgCTCTCGTCATTTGGTGGATAATCTATATAGGCTTAACTTAAATTCCTATAATAATGAAATACTGCAAACGGGTACAAAACAAAAACTGAATGAGAATTCGGCATCATTATGGCACAAACGCCTAGGCCACATCTCTAAACAGAGAATTCAGAGGCTCGTGTCGGATGGAATTCTCGGACCCCTAAATTTGGCAGACTTTGAAAGTCTGCATTGAGTGCATAAAGGGGAAAAGGACAAACGAAAGGAAATTAGGTGCCGAGAGAGCTAGAGATGTCTTAGAACTAATACATACCGATATATGTGGCCCATTCCCTACTGTCTCTTGGAATGGACAACGTTGCTTTATTACGTTCATAGATGATTACTCTCATTATGGGTATCTATATTTAATTCATGAAAAGTCCCAAGTCTTGAATGTTTTCAAGTCTTTCAAAGCTGAAATTGAACTTCAActtggaaagaaaattaaagctgTCAAATCTGATTGTGGTGGTGAATACTACGGAAGATATGACGGTTCAGGTGAGTAACGTCCCGGgcctttttttctcttttcctgGAGGAGTGTGGTATTGTTCCGCAATACACCATGCCAGGCAAACCTAGCATGAATGCTGTTGCAGAGCGAAGGAACTGAACTCTTAAGGACATGGTGAGAAGTATGATTAGTCATTCTTTCTTGCCTGAATCACTCTGGGGATAAGCCTTAAAGACCGCAGTGTACATCCTTAATAGGGTGCCAAGCAAAGCAGTTAATAAAACCCCATATGAAATTTGGATTGGGAAAAGGCCCAGTATAAAGCATCTGCATATTTGGGGATGTCTAGCTGAGGCGCGACCTTATAAGCCGCATGAAAGAAAATTGGACTCAAGGACAATTAGTTGCTACTTTGTTGGTTACGCTGAGCGCTCACGGGGGTACAAGTTTTACAATCCTGCATCAAGGTCTATTTTGAAACGGGAAATGCGAGATTTCTTGAGGATGTTGAGTTTGGGGGGAAGGAGATATTAGAAATGTTGCTTTTGATGAGGATTCTGTAACTGACAATGATTAGGTCTTTGTATCTATTATTGTTCAAGACACAGTTATAGTACAAGAGTACAATAAGAATTCTACTGTAGATCCAGTTACAGTACAAGAAAACAATGAGAATATCGTTGTTGCTCAAAGGTGCTACTACAGTACAGGAAAATAATGATAATCCTCCTCAATCCCAATCCATACAACAAGCTTAACAACCTCAAGAAGTGTCATTAAGGAGATCCAATAGAGAAAGGAGAAAATCCATCTATGGTCTCAAACAAGTTTCCCGTTAATGGTATCACAAGTTTAATTAAGTCATTACCTCATGGTTTTGAGGTAAATATTCTAGATGAATGTATATACCGCAAGTTCAGTGGGAGTAAATGCATCTTTTTGGTCTTACATGTTGATGACGTTCTACTTGCCAGTAACGATATAGGCTTGTTACATGAAACTAAGAAATTTCTATCGaacaaattcaaaatgaaaGATTTTGGTGATGTCTCTTTTGTATTAGGAAACGAGATACTAAGAGATCGCTCTCAAGGTATTCTTGGATGATCACAAAAGAACTATATCGAAAAGATTTTAAGTAGACATGGCATGGAAAGATGTAGACCAATGGACACACCCATAACTAAAGGAGACAAGTTCAGTCTCAAGCAATGTCCTAAATAAGATCTTGAGAGGACTGTTGGGTAAATACTTGAGCAATCCAGGCATGGATCATTGGATAGCTATTAAATGCGTAATGCATTATCTAAAGAGAACAAAGGATTACATGCTTGTTTATCGGAGATCAAAAAATTTTGGAGATCATTAGGTACTCTGATTCCGATTTCATGGCATATGGTTGCGAAACTTTGTCATTGAGCTTCATATAGTAGATGACATTGAAAGGCCATTAAAGATATTTTGTGACAATAAGTCAGCAGTATTATACTCCAACAACAATAAGAGCTTGACAAAATCGAAGCATACAGACATCAAGTTCTTAGTTGTCAAGGAGAAAgtttaagaaaaaaaacaagatTTCCATAGGACATATAGGAACAGAGTATATGCTAGTAGACTCAATAACCAAGGGATTGACCCCTAAAGTCTTTCATGAGCACACTGCTCGGATGGGTGTCAACATTTGTGATGCCTTGGTTTAGTGGGAGTttattttatgctatatgtccTATGACAGATATTGAGTTATTTTTCTGCAGAATTAAGTTGATGGTTTATTTCATGTTATATGAAATGTTCATTTTGCAATATTTGTATTGTGTTTGATCTCAATAAAGTTGGACCAGCTGGAAATAGACATGCATGAGATCACTTGGCATGTAATTTCCATATtactcatccaaatttgatctatgtCGTTAAGTATATTAGGACGGTGATTGGCGTGGTTTAGTCACGGCATTTAATGTGATAAAAGCTGCGGTAGTTCCATATCTAATGTATGAGACGGACCAGATTGTTAAAGTAATGAGAGAAATAGCATTTAGATGCGCGCATAAAGTTTATAAGATGTGATTATGTCAGAAAGAATATATGTATAGCCCAAATGGGAgattgttaggaaattattttgatttcctaatttatttgtgggcaatacatatattaattataatcacaaatgatgctatttcaaattaaatgacttatataatgatgatatcatttattgttataaatgctaattgaataagtcattgttacttttgatttggaattaaatgagaataaaaccggatattatcttttgttccttagataattatctttttggattttagatatattatcttttgggctttagatactattttatttgggttTAAGGATTTAATGAGTGccatgctcaaatataaatagaccTTCAGGGTTTCGGTCCCCAATATACCAAAGCTGCTTTTGTTGCTCTTTCCCCATCAAAAGAGTTACAGTTCAACCGCCTAAGAATACAGAAGgctttggttgaggaagatcgGAAGAACCACAAGATCCAAACTCTTCCGATCGTATGATTCATATTTATGAATTCAGGTACGCTTCCGCATTATGTTATTTTTGTGATTCAATATGGATGATCTgggatttgaaaattaatttattccaaCAGACACaacattattattttaaaatgctATATATACATCTATCATCatctctaaaaaaaaaaaaaaaaattaacactaaTCTTCAAATCCACGAGCTACTCAATTCGAActtcaaaataaaaatctgTATAATCAAAGAGAAACCTAGCTAtgaccaaatttaaaatttcaatagCGCGCACTACGAAAAATAAAGGCAaagtaaattatataaaaaagaataGTGCATGGCAGAATAATCTTCAATTGATTCCATATATAATAAAGAAATAATGATGGGTTTGGATGGACATCACTAAGGAAAGACAATCTGCAGCCCTTTCTAAGTTGATGGATATAATAGCTCTACTTTTTAAACACAATGATGacatattcttcttcttttgcaggaaaacaaattaaaatgttttaaaattaagaaaaagtggAAACGTGACGACTTCCTTCAATTTTATACAAGATTTCAAGAGATGatttgtaataataattaatctCCTTTTAAGGTGCGTTGCAATCTTCTTAATCAACCTGCATAATAAAGAGATATTAATCACTACCACTATCATTTCCTCAATTATAAAGGGAATTTGGTACATAAGAAACTAGATGTTATGTCTATTTTACCCATTGCTTTCTTGCAGATTGAGAGAAGGACAACAAGAACTGCTAGACCTGTAAACACTCCCACAATAATGGCAACAGATCTCCCCACTTCATCATTGTTGTGGGAACCTGGAAAAGacataaaatttaaacaaagaaaGGAACAAAAACTGTAGTAAAAAATTTGGTTAATATTCATGAAGTTATACATTTAactttttctttacttttagaTAGTTAGGTTTAATAATGTTTGCTGATGATCGATACATCGAAAAATTTGTTATGACACTCtttatttaaaaagtatatattataaaataaaaaatatatatataaaaaaatatttgaaattgcTATAATTTTATTGTGTGAATATGTCCAGATGCATTTTTTGATAAAGTCATCTTTATACATTTCATGATTAAATTATTGTCTAactttaatattaataatatgacttaaataataaaaaaaaataaattctttttaaatagTTACCTTTTCTCTCATTATTTAATgtgatatttatattttttatacgGTTGTTTTCAGTAAACAGTGATAAAATTCAGtcaataattaactaataaaaaaattattaaagtaAATGTTTGTtgagtattaatttttttaattttatatttttgctaAATTTATCCTATGcatcttatttatttttttcacctATTAAATTAAATGTCCAACTAAATATTAATTTCTTgatgtatattattatttaaaatgaagCAATAAAATATTGTCTAAATGATTTTCTTGTTGGCAAAATAAATCCTAAAACATTAATAGAATAGGTTTATGAACCCCGAACTATTTATCGAAATTTTGGATTACTATGTGTGTTTGGATTAGCAGATAggaatttatataaaattaattttgtaaaattaattttgattaaaagtAAATTTGTATTaatgtgatttatgtttgacaatctttatatcaaaataaattatagtaaaataaatgttgtttgtattatactactcaaaattacttttagataaaaaaattactaaaagagatatcaatttaaatattttttatattattttatcattttaatttagatatttaaatagatcttattaattaattttataataaaattaatatttatttattaaattaaaaataacatataaaagttaacaaaatatattttattacctatgaataattttttatttaatttatctttttaaatggGATCATAATCtatattaagaaaaaattacAAGAAAATATAGTATACGAgcattataattataaattttacagaaccgaataaaaaataaaaaattttaaccaaaacaaaaatattagacatgtaaatgataaaaaatattaagatgAACAAAGAAACCATAAGAAttgcaaaaaataataatatacataaaaaatcagaacactaacaaaaataatataaaaattattcatcatataaataaaataaatacaataaaaaataaaaatatgaaagagagtactataaattttataatgtcaaacaaaataaattttttataattttattagtactatcagtactctttaatttagtattattttaaattataattttttattatttattattttaatgttatttataattaatttttcatttactttgtctttttttttataggatcataattcatattatacaaaattttgataataaacgtaatatatagtaattacaattataaattttacaaagtcgaataaaaaatatttttttatacaaaacaaaaatagagtACATACAAAAAACTCATACAGataaagaacaataaaaattttataaaatcaacaacatatatgatatgaacaaaaaatacataaaaattaaaacataaaaggaaatactaaaaacaataaaaaaaataaaatattcaccTCGTTAgtaattgaaataaatttaaaaaattttgataaaaaaaaattggaacaAATGGGATAGTATGAATAGTGTGAATAATGTGGATCATCAAAAGCGAATTGATAAGTCAAGAATATAGAATGTGATACTAAATAAAAGGTCCGTATTCAAGATAAAGAGTAAAGAGCAACAAAATAAAGCAAAGTGTTCATGTGTCCACAATAATAAAGCAAGATGGCATATATGCTGCGAATGCATTGTTTCAGAAAAATTTACTTTCTGACCGTTGAATTTGATCTTCCCTAAACCAACTGTTTCAACTAATCATGCTTTACTTGCTCCAACTGCTAGTTTGGTGTGAACGACGTAAATAACGACGTAAATAATGTGGCTGTGTATTaatatctttttgttttgttttgcttattttattcaaataacaaaaattcTATTCAAGGTAAAAAAAATTACTGAAAACGAATATTATATTATGCTGAAAGATAAATGGGAATGAAACTAACCTGGAGTTTCATCGTAGTAACCTGAAGCCCAGTAGCGAGCATAACACTGCCCCAAGAACACATCAGCAGCAGCCGCAGATCCGCACATGCTCTTCAGCTTTCCAACCGCATCAGCGAGGCAAGATGAGCAATCGGAAACAGTTAAATCCCCCAAACACTGCGCAAACCCTTGAACAAGACCTGAACTACTCACTCTAAATCCATTTGCAGTTTGCAAATCCACAAGAACATCATCTCTACGCCTGAAGAATTCAACATCATTATCCACGGATTTACTACATTTCTTGTACCTGAAGGATatcaaataaaacaataaaaaattaaagtttgaacGACTTATTTCCATAAGTATTTATAGAATAGAATGAGTACCTCTGTATTATTTCTAAAGGTATTTCTTGGTAACTATTCCACATTGGCACAATTACATATTGACAAATAAAAACCTCACAAAATTATagattttttcccttttttatgaaaaaaaatttaaagttgaTTGGTACGGTccatcaaaatcaaaatatgtcTCCAAAATCAACAGGCAATTATAGAGGTACTTACAAATTAAGTAGGTGCTCTCATAGAAAGATTGTATCCCAGCAACATAATGAATTTTGGATATGTTCTGAAATTTTTAGTATTGTGCCAATTCTCCTTAGCAGTTgtcacaaaataaaatatagacaTATAGGAGAGAACGAGCTTCAATTTActataaagaaaatagaatttagattttctaattttaacGTGGTAAAATAAGGAATTAATCGCTTTTAAATTAAAACAGTGAAgcatatattttaattaatttgtgaTTAATTTCCAAGAGTACCTGACGCTCGTATCAAGCTTCCCAAGAAAATCTCCACTGTGTTCATATCTAATGTAGCATCCTTCAAGTTGCAAAGAAGCACCACTAGTGTATGGACAAACCAAGCCTATTTGGTTTACGGATCTTCCAACGCACTTTGAACAGTCAGTTGGATGTAGATCTCCCCTACACTGGTACATGCCATACACTGTTGCCTCTGGTGGCGCCGAGGTTCCGTTTCCAATGGCAAAGCTATTGTAAGTAACTTCAGACGACGAACTTACTACGGATGACAGAAAGGTATTGAGGTTTTCTTCAAAGATCGAGTTTGGTTGATATTTGTCTTGTGAGCATCCCGCGTAAACAAACATATTTGCCCCTGAAGGATAGTCACCATGGGCACTCCTCAGAATTAGTGaacaagagaaaaaaaataagagagaagAGATGATTTCTTgagtaaaaaataattgaatgcTTCTCGGCATtgcttcctttcttttttgttgGTTTTTGGTTATAACCTTCTTTTCATTTGTTATTGCGGCTTGGTTTTCCACTATAAAAGGTTTATTTGTGGTTTGTCTTTGTTCTCTATTTTTGCGAAGTGATGCATTTTCTACAGGAAAGATGTTTTATTGCGTCCTCCAAACGCACCCATTAACACGGGAGAAATTCATGTATTTAACAGCCAGCGTtatctataacaatatataaaggTTGAAATTCAAGTGTAGTTAACTTTACTTGATAGTTGAGAgttgttaaataatttgatagatttgactaaattatcatttaacGGCTCTAAGTTATCAACTTCAAATGAAATTAATTGCACTTAAAATTTCACCATAATTAAATCTATAATAATAGAGAATAGAGAAGATTGGTGTCTAATTTTCACTTTCCATTTTAAttctattaataaataattattaatataactAGCatcttaaaatttgataaaagttataattattatttaatttttcttcatttctcgtccagttatttttttttacacatAATTTTTACccatgttattttttttcttattctacATAGTACATGTAGTACTTTTTTCCTATCTTTATTCtatttaatgaaaaaaaataaatatgtgtATGAAGAatggtaaaaaataataaaactaaaaataaaaattaaaaattttaaaaga
This sequence is a window from Arachis stenosperma cultivar V10309 chromosome 10, arast.V10309.gnm1.PFL2, whole genome shotgun sequence. Protein-coding genes within it:
- the LOC130956318 gene encoding plasmodesmata-located protein 8 yields the protein MPRSIQLFFTQEIISSLLFFFSCSLILRSAHGDYPSGANMFVYAGCSQDKYQPNSIFEENLNTFLSSVVSSSSEVTYNSFAIGNGTSAPPEATVYGMYQCRGDLHPTDCSKCVGRSVNQIGLVCPYTSGASLQLEGCYIRYEHSGDFLGKLDTSVRYKKCSKSVDNDVEFFRRRDDVLVDLQTANGFRVSSSGLVQGFAQCLGDLTVSDCSSCLADAVGKLKSMCGSAAAADVFLGQCYARYWASGYYDETPGSHNNDEVGRSVAIIVGVFTGLAVLVVLLSICKKAMG